Proteins co-encoded in one Deinococcus malanensis genomic window:
- a CDS encoding ribbon-helix-helix protein, CopG family, with protein sequence MTSATLTITLESGMLAALEEAAQAHNLTVENFIREALRAHLLPAMQLDLAALGEAMLTAIQVMRDDPEIEPLHITDEMVEATQAFLLPDDATRLVLGDELISQLIGLPAGAPLTAEASARLAAVTTVCRLLRGTLNEAGVRRWWRKRRYQLRGAAPLDLIGGGGWTPQTLAFREIAALAEADAGFAAT encoded by the coding sequence ATGACGTCCGCCACGTTGACCATCACGCTGGAGTCCGGAATGTTGGCCGCGCTTGAGGAGGCCGCGCAGGCGCACAACCTCACCGTCGAGAATTTCATCCGGGAGGCACTCCGTGCTCACCTGCTGCCGGCGATGCAGTTGGATCTGGCCGCGCTCGGCGAGGCCATGCTGACGGCCATCCAGGTAATGCGGGACGATCCCGAGATTGAACCGCTCCACATCACCGATGAGATGGTCGAAGCCACGCAGGCTTTCCTGTTACCGGACGACGCCACGCGCCTGGTGCTGGGCGACGAGCTCATCTCGCAGCTGATCGGCCTCCCGGCGGGCGCACCGCTGACAGCTGAGGCAAGCGCGCGCCTGGCGGCAGTGACGACGGTGTGCCGGCTGCTGAGAGGCACCCTCAATGAAGCCGGGGTGCGCAGGTGGTGGAGAAAGCGGCGCTACCAACTACGTGGGGCAGCGCCACTGGACCTGATCGGGGGTGGGGGCTGGACGCCGCAGACCTTGGCGTTCCGTGAGATCGCGGCGCTGGCCGAGGCTGATGCCGGGTTCGCTGCCACCTGA
- a CDS encoding replication initiator protein A — MTDSERPGRLDELNVVQLNLIAALDQVTSSYWKVMMVRQGRRIQVECEALERYGVPHGLDNDVASALISEYAIAGMPEDGRLTLSATKLLRASGFSLGGLYYDSLHDSLRRLATTTYTVSEGGWRDADRRWTHASFHFLEDLEVSTKDGARLFDERTIIRLRLADKITASIRSGFTKPLDVDFMLSLSRPRARVLYRVLDAARYDLDTGEYLQSLTLGLEELVALCKLTSSRPDNVVRSLESVHAELKKRGYLQEVTITGRGLGRQFHYRFVPEFRPVDPVVTFRLRQYGVTGGAARELSTNHPREWLIAQMDRFDHLVRTQVIVVKKTPAAALVHLLKNPDHYPYPKSPQAAPTRKAGRMEPLLEIPAVSFDDMFVDDSPEEAAERLLTYLSPHYRKLLSAADLDHLRHAVLTGQLEAAAVAREAIGAVTRVDRPSFVSALREQFGRAPDQVTAAFAERS, encoded by the coding sequence GTGACCGACAGTGAGCGACCAGGCAGGCTCGACGAACTCAACGTCGTGCAGCTGAACCTCATTGCTGCGCTCGATCAGGTAACCTCGTCGTACTGGAAAGTGATGATGGTGCGTCAGGGCCGCCGGATTCAGGTCGAATGCGAAGCCCTTGAACGTTACGGCGTACCGCACGGTCTGGACAATGACGTGGCCTCAGCCCTGATCTCCGAGTACGCCATTGCCGGCATGCCGGAGGACGGCCGCCTGACCCTGAGTGCCACAAAGTTGCTTCGCGCCAGTGGATTTTCTCTGGGCGGCCTGTACTACGACAGCCTGCATGACAGCCTCCGGCGTCTGGCCACCACGACCTACACCGTTTCGGAGGGAGGGTGGCGCGATGCGGACCGGCGCTGGACCCATGCCTCGTTTCACTTTCTGGAGGACCTGGAGGTCTCCACCAAAGACGGCGCGCGCCTGTTCGATGAACGGACCATCATCCGTCTGCGTCTGGCAGACAAGATCACCGCCAGCATTCGCAGCGGGTTCACCAAGCCTCTGGACGTGGATTTCATGCTGTCGCTCTCCAGGCCGCGTGCCCGGGTGCTGTACCGGGTACTGGACGCCGCACGCTACGACCTCGATACCGGTGAGTACCTCCAGTCGCTTACGCTGGGCCTGGAGGAGCTGGTCGCGCTGTGCAAACTCACCTCGTCGCGCCCGGACAACGTCGTCCGCAGTCTGGAATCCGTTCATGCCGAACTGAAAAAAAGAGGCTACCTGCAAGAGGTGACCATTACGGGCCGTGGGCTCGGGCGGCAGTTTCATTACCGGTTCGTGCCGGAGTTCCGGCCGGTCGACCCGGTCGTGACGTTTCGCCTCAGGCAATACGGCGTGACGGGCGGCGCGGCCCGCGAGCTGTCGACCAATCACCCCCGCGAGTGGCTGATCGCGCAGATGGACCGGTTCGACCACCTGGTGCGCACCCAGGTCATCGTCGTCAAGAAAACCCCGGCGGCGGCCCTGGTGCACCTTTTGAAGAACCCCGATCACTACCCGTATCCAAAGAGCCCCCAGGCGGCTCCCACCCGCAAGGCGGGCCGGATGGAACCGCTCCTGGAAATACCAGCTGTCTCGTTCGACGACATGTTCGTGGACGATTCGCCGGAAGAGGCCGCCGAACGCCTGCTGACCTACCTCAGTCCCCATTACCGCAAGCTGCTCAGCGCCGCGGATCTGGATCACCTGCGCCACGCCGTGCTGACCGGGCAGCTTGAGGCAGCCGCGGTGGCCCGAGAGGCCATTGGAGCGGTGACGCGAGTGGACCGGCCATCGTTTGTCAGCGCCCTCCGGGAGCAGTTTGGCCGTGCTCCGGATCAGGTGACGGCCGCTTTCGCTGAACGGTCCTGA
- a CDS encoding ParA family protein — protein sequence MRVLNFFNHVGGAGKTSISYALGYEFARRGQRVLMVDLDPQASLTKALGLRVTASELSRTVHDTAVSRAPLPEPDHVHGLAVIPSHVNLTLAEGRMMGVPGVHMNLHSRLRELSEHYDLVLIDSPPSLGQLTILGALAADQLVVPLPCQDKGIEGLDGLAQAMELYHRVRPELTIALYVPTLYDRRVGHDQDTLTYLKEKLSPLATEIPLRSVWRDAWRARQPVGLFAPNSPVDQAVRHLADELTQAARLPEVARG from the coding sequence ATGCGTGTCCTGAATTTCTTTAATCACGTCGGCGGGGCAGGGAAGACATCCATCAGCTACGCGCTGGGGTACGAGTTTGCCCGGCGTGGGCAGCGCGTGCTGATGGTCGACCTGGACCCACAGGCCAGCCTGACCAAAGCCCTGGGCCTGCGGGTTACCGCCTCGGAACTGTCGCGCACCGTGCACGACACTGCCGTCTCCCGCGCCCCGCTGCCGGAGCCGGATCACGTCCACGGTCTGGCGGTCATTCCCAGTCACGTGAACCTGACCCTGGCCGAGGGGCGCATGATGGGGGTCCCAGGCGTCCACATGAACCTGCACAGCCGCCTGCGCGAACTCAGCGAGCACTACGACCTGGTGCTGATCGACAGCCCGCCCAGCCTGGGCCAGCTCACCATTCTGGGTGCCCTGGCGGCCGACCAGCTGGTGGTGCCTCTCCCCTGCCAGGACAAAGGGATCGAGGGCCTCGACGGACTGGCCCAGGCCATGGAGCTCTATCACCGGGTCCGCCCCGAACTCACCATCGCCCTGTATGTTCCCACCCTGTATGACCGGCGGGTCGGCCACGACCAGGACACCCTGACCTACCTGAAAGAAAAGTTGTCTCCCCTCGCCACCGAAATCCCGCTGCGCAGTGTCTGGCGGGACGCCTGGCGGGCCCGTCAGCCGGTCGGCCTGTTCGCCCCTAACAGCCCGGTCGATCAGGCCGTGCGCCACCTCGCCGACGAACTGACGCAGGCGGCCCGCCTGCCAGAGGTCGCGCGTGGCTAA
- a CDS encoding ParB/RepB/Spo0J family partition protein, whose product MAKGKRPPVSAGFDDTISRVQSAAVPVEVGVRDLTPLPGQPRRTFDAAALEELAHSIRRSGVLQPLVTRRTASGTYEIVAGERRWRAAVLAGLATVPVTVRTLTDREALEVAITENLQRADLNPVDRVDATVRLIALELDLDPGEVSAHLNALRKRPDDAGHADDIAKLEALFRHVGGTWPTFLSHHLPILRFPSDVLDAMRTGGLEYTKGRVIARVADEDARARLLAMARDGASLDELTRAATPARVPSGERAARIQRVRSALARPRTLEALSSRQQQQVDRLLRQLDELLTGTATTDA is encoded by the coding sequence GTGGCTAAAGGCAAGCGGCCGCCCGTCTCCGCGGGCTTTGACGACACCATCAGCCGGGTGCAGTCTGCGGCGGTCCCGGTCGAAGTGGGCGTGCGTGACCTCACCCCCCTTCCCGGACAGCCACGCCGGACCTTCGACGCCGCGGCGCTGGAGGAACTCGCCCACAGCATCCGGCGCAGCGGCGTGCTGCAACCCCTGGTGACGCGCCGGACCGCCAGCGGCACCTACGAGATCGTGGCTGGTGAACGCCGCTGGCGGGCGGCAGTCCTGGCCGGGCTCGCGACCGTCCCTGTCACCGTCCGCACCCTCACCGACCGGGAAGCGCTCGAGGTCGCCATCACCGAGAACCTGCAACGGGCGGATCTGAATCCCGTCGACCGGGTGGACGCCACGGTCAGGCTGATCGCGCTGGAACTCGACCTCGATCCCGGCGAGGTCTCCGCACACCTGAATGCCCTGCGCAAGCGCCCGGACGATGCCGGGCACGCGGATGACATCGCGAAGCTCGAAGCCCTGTTCCGGCACGTGGGTGGCACCTGGCCGACGTTCCTGAGCCATCACCTGCCGATCCTGCGGTTTCCGTCCGACGTGCTGGACGCCATGCGGACCGGGGGACTGGAATACACCAAGGGCCGTGTCATCGCGAGGGTCGCGGACGAGGACGCGCGCGCGCGTCTGCTGGCGATGGCCCGGGATGGCGCCAGCCTGGACGAACTGACCCGCGCGGCGACGCCGGCGCGGGTACCCAGTGGCGAACGGGCCGCGCGGATCCAACGGGTGCGCTCCGCCCTGGCCCGGCCCCGGACCCTCGAGGCGCTGTCCTCCCGGCAGCAACAGCAGGTGGACCGTCTGCTGCGCCAGCTCGACGAACTGCTGACTGGAACGGCCACCACGGACGCCTGA
- a CDS encoding phage NrS-1 polymerase family protein, which translates to MTAAFDSLSVRAERIRRHWPEGLQGLRAYLPYQVRIRASGRPGKVPCRLSSGRLYPVNPLDVRHHLVLDQATALLEAGACDGLGIVLDGRPVLGGLPLLALDLDGVVERGEVSPGARELVRTVDSLTEVSVSGRGLHCVALGTLDRPGRRGKLGHLGLEWIDRGFLTVSGNALDGYSRLLDRGDVLRDLHRRSLPRPADLRGPRPADLTLDDQVILRRLRAARNAPKFLALFEQGDLSGYQGDPSRADLALLRLLCWYTRDPVQLRRLWQGSALGRSRGDRWAQRVAADGRDYSTYTIDTALAMSCASG; encoded by the coding sequence GTGACCGCCGCCTTTGACTCTCTTTCTGTGCGGGCAGAGAGGATCCGGCGTCATTGGCCTGAGGGGTTGCAGGGCCTGCGGGCGTATCTTCCCTATCAGGTCCGGATCCGGGCGTCGGGTCGTCCGGGCAAGGTGCCGTGCCGGCTGAGCAGCGGCCGGCTGTACCCAGTCAATCCGCTGGACGTGCGCCATCACCTGGTGCTGGATCAGGCGACTGCCCTCCTGGAAGCTGGCGCGTGTGACGGTCTGGGGATCGTTCTGGACGGACGCCCGGTGCTGGGCGGCCTGCCGCTGCTGGCCCTGGATCTGGACGGTGTGGTGGAGCGGGGCGAGGTGTCCCCGGGCGCACGTGAGCTGGTCCGGACCGTCGACTCGCTGACGGAGGTGTCCGTCTCCGGGCGGGGGCTGCACTGTGTGGCCCTGGGGACGCTGGACCGTCCAGGCCGCCGGGGGAAGCTCGGGCACCTGGGTCTGGAGTGGATCGACCGGGGATTCCTGACGGTCTCCGGGAACGCGCTGGACGGGTACAGCCGGCTGCTCGACCGGGGGGACGTCTTGCGGGACCTGCATCGCCGGTCTCTCCCTCGCCCGGCCGACCTGCGGGGGCCCCGCCCGGCGGACCTGACGCTCGACGACCAGGTCATCCTGCGTCGGCTGAGGGCCGCGCGCAACGCCCCGAAATTCCTGGCCCTCTTCGAGCAGGGCGACCTTTCCGGATACCAGGGGGACCCCAGCCGGGCGGACCTGGCGCTGCTGCGGCTGCTGTGCTGGTACACCCGGGACCCCGTGCAGTTGCGCCGTCTCTGGCAGGGCAGTGCCCTCGGCCGTTCCCGGGGGGACCGCTGGGCGCAGCGGGTGGCCGCCGATGGCCGGGATTACAGCACGTACACGATCGACACGGCGCTCGCCATGAGCTGCGCCTCAGGTTGA
- a CDS encoding zinc ribbon domain-containing protein: MTITLNHSLHPTDTQAPALDQRFDAAGAAWRLLALHARSEAAGEPLSMQEAAQRLRSQVRWPTGHGRIPQRSGAAWRAEFNPVADDEGWTALLGRHALDTLVAAFRRTLRDVGAQAPLSAISATPPSGLRLRALVRPVSSLCVEVVGVGPVLAPVFTLPGPAGLAVDVWRQQLGVRLRETRETLTRRLLAGDAQADEEYLRHVARYGEMEARLAVPLAAPCTGPVTLTFLEEAELEQCVRPGEPAQYRVHWNFRISDLAQPPDPGLIAVDPGIRTLYAWATRYGVGRFDSPLSGSWVAPLPAPLRGQVDRVLDVGLARLSRQELLHCRQVRPVLDAATSLFLGHRYLALEATDLAGMRRRQLDYPAFAEFSGLDLHMQFLREVVRHSDGIRQGLDIGPAGTTVDCAACGGANTMRYSGRLGRCTACGTRRHRDENGALNVYTRAARQLGWAA; this comes from the coding sequence ATGACAATCACCCTGAATCATTCACTTCATCCCACGGACACCCAGGCTCCCGCGCTGGATCAGCGGTTTGACGCTGCGGGGGCCGCCTGGCGCCTTCTGGCGCTGCATGCCCGCTCTGAAGCGGCGGGAGAGCCCCTGTCGATGCAGGAAGCCGCGCAGCGTCTCCGCAGCCAGGTGAGGTGGCCGACCGGTCACGGCCGGATTCCGCAGCGCAGCGGCGCCGCGTGGCGCGCGGAATTCAATCCCGTGGCGGACGACGAGGGCTGGACGGCCCTGCTGGGTCGCCACGCGCTGGACACCCTGGTCGCGGCGTTCCGGCGCACCCTGCGTGACGTCGGGGCACAGGCACCACTGTCAGCCATTTCTGCCACGCCACCTTCAGGGCTGCGCCTGCGTGCCCTGGTGCGCCCCGTCAGCAGTCTCTGTGTCGAGGTGGTGGGGGTGGGACCGGTCCTCGCGCCGGTGTTCACCCTGCCTGGCCCGGCGGGTCTGGCGGTCGACGTGTGGCGGCAGCAGCTCGGTGTCAGGCTGCGCGAGACCCGCGAGACGCTGACGCGGCGCCTGCTGGCGGGAGACGCGCAGGCGGATGAAGAGTACCTGCGCCATGTCGCCCGGTACGGTGAGATGGAAGCCCGCCTGGCCGTGCCGCTTGCCGCACCTTGCACAGGACCGGTCACGCTGACCTTCCTGGAAGAGGCCGAACTGGAGCAGTGCGTGCGGCCGGGTGAGCCTGCCCAGTACCGCGTCCATTGGAATTTCCGCATTTCAGACCTCGCCCAGCCCCCGGATCCCGGCCTGATCGCGGTGGACCCCGGCATCCGGACCCTGTACGCCTGGGCCACCCGGTATGGCGTCGGCCGGTTCGATTCGCCCCTCTCCGGGTCATGGGTGGCTCCGCTGCCAGCCCCGCTCAGGGGTCAGGTCGACCGGGTGCTGGATGTCGGCCTCGCGCGGCTGAGCCGTCAGGAACTGCTGCACTGCCGGCAGGTGCGGCCGGTGCTGGACGCGGCCACGTCCCTGTTTCTCGGTCACCGGTACCTGGCCCTGGAGGCGACCGATCTGGCAGGCATGCGGCGCCGACAGCTCGATTACCCGGCGTTCGCGGAGTTCAGCGGCCTGGACCTGCACATGCAGTTCCTCCGGGAAGTCGTCCGGCATTCGGACGGCATCCGGCAGGGGCTGGACATCGGGCCGGCTGGCACCACCGTCGACTGCGCGGCCTGTGGCGGGGCGAACACCATGAGGTACTCGGGCCGTTTGGGACGCTGCACGGCCTGTGGAACGCGCCGGCACCGGGATGAGAATGGCGCGCTGAACGTGTATACGCGCGCCGCGCGGCAGCTGGGATGGGCCGCGTGA
- a CDS encoding DEAD/DEAH box helicase family protein → MTLVAPADVPTPARPSLLQAILDAADTPGTTVISAVPGAGKTHAAFEVIAERFLQRRLQRVLIAVSSTAGAGSLAAQVQRDLTELFQALGLTQGVKIIYGRAAVQASTPAGEDAAQRYAAQFRGLWAQAGVVIVSHAHLPLLSVLSGPARALRDAELLIIDENPTSSLIVTADTLVEAGLARLTPQSFLAALVEAQYLTARAAGQFNVRLDRPETYGALKKRSLQPGWALRRFDLAAPNFLGHLRRLAGQPFSAAHRVAFSQALSALLAPTKATERTADRFAEMLAREFASAMDRISEGDTHENRFGLTWTYGQGQPGLGTARLRFHLLPTLPRRCPTVVLDAYATEPEYRGVFEHPRHVRAGPEVITQIEVAPALRLDPIDLRHTKNERKLAWVLMEVREFVRASPRNTLVVVHKALLDPNSRSGRRFRELAQRFLGDEVALSDQTMEPLTRMRGHRLAHWGALNGSNRYAGWNVVALTSWRLPKTYAAYELAARLTDQTERKAVLERRERAELMQALHRSRQHRTPPGQSRPQLLVAFNPHELCPKECEAEATETCKHWQEFGVGFERYLTDAPIRLGARNPGWSRVTLGVATEVERHCGAVPLLALQTLGLMEPPTLTPQLHRDIGRASRTLLDWASRTPGSALHQWATLVGWQPCDDLPEFLSRTQQAWLPFFVTPVRTNVKVGETLKFVEVFAELIQAYPEKQTKHLTWARTRSQARKAVQALLSPLPPPPTHVTAFSGR, encoded by the coding sequence GTGACCCTGGTGGCTCCTGCCGATGTTCCCACACCAGCCCGTCCCTCCCTCCTTCAGGCCATCCTGGACGCCGCCGACACTCCAGGCACGACCGTCATCTCCGCAGTCCCCGGCGCCGGGAAGACGCACGCCGCCTTCGAGGTGATCGCTGAACGCTTCCTCCAGCGCCGGTTGCAGCGGGTGCTGATCGCCGTGTCATCCACCGCCGGCGCCGGGAGTCTGGCCGCCCAGGTGCAGCGCGATCTGACGGAGCTGTTTCAGGCTTTGGGATTGACTCAGGGCGTGAAGATCATCTACGGCCGGGCAGCCGTGCAGGCCAGCACACCGGCGGGCGAGGATGCGGCGCAGCGGTACGCGGCGCAGTTCAGGGGTCTGTGGGCACAGGCGGGTGTCGTGATCGTCAGTCACGCGCACCTGCCGCTCCTGAGCGTCCTCAGCGGGCCGGCACGCGCCTTGCGGGACGCTGAGCTGCTCATCATCGACGAGAACCCCACCTCGTCCCTGATCGTCACCGCCGACACCCTGGTCGAAGCGGGACTGGCCCGCCTCACCCCCCAGTCCTTTCTGGCCGCCCTCGTCGAAGCACAGTACCTGACCGCCCGCGCCGCCGGGCAGTTCAACGTGCGTCTGGACAGGCCTGAGACCTATGGCGCCTTGAAGAAGCGGAGCCTCCAGCCCGGGTGGGCCCTGCGCCGGTTCGACCTGGCCGCCCCGAACTTTCTGGGGCACCTCCGGCGGCTGGCCGGACAGCCGTTCTCCGCGGCGCACCGCGTGGCGTTCAGCCAGGCCCTGAGCGCACTTCTGGCACCAACGAAGGCCACCGAGCGAACCGCGGACCGCTTCGCCGAGATGCTGGCGCGTGAGTTCGCGAGCGCCATGGACCGCATCAGTGAGGGAGATACGCACGAGAACCGGTTCGGCCTGACCTGGACGTACGGTCAAGGCCAACCGGGCCTGGGGACTGCCCGACTGCGCTTCCACCTGCTGCCCACCCTGCCGCGGCGATGCCCCACGGTGGTGCTCGACGCGTACGCCACTGAACCGGAGTACCGCGGGGTGTTCGAGCACCCCCGGCACGTTCGTGCGGGCCCGGAGGTCATCACCCAAATCGAAGTGGCTCCGGCCCTGCGGCTGGATCCCATCGACCTGCGGCACACCAAAAATGAACGCAAGCTGGCCTGGGTGCTGATGGAAGTCCGGGAGTTCGTGCGGGCCTCGCCCCGAAACACGCTGGTGGTCGTGCACAAGGCGCTGCTCGACCCGAACTCCAGATCCGGACGGCGGTTCCGGGAGCTGGCCCAGCGCTTCCTGGGGGACGAGGTGGCGCTCTCAGACCAGACGATGGAACCACTGACCCGGATGAGGGGGCACCGCCTGGCGCACTGGGGAGCGCTCAACGGCTCGAACCGCTACGCAGGCTGGAACGTGGTCGCCCTCACCAGCTGGCGGTTGCCGAAAACCTACGCCGCGTATGAACTGGCTGCACGCCTGACCGATCAGACGGAACGCAAGGCCGTGCTCGAACGCCGGGAGCGGGCCGAACTGATGCAGGCCCTGCACCGCTCCCGGCAGCACCGCACCCCTCCAGGGCAGAGCCGGCCTCAACTGCTGGTCGCCTTCAATCCACATGAGTTGTGCCCGAAGGAGTGCGAGGCAGAAGCCACCGAGACCTGTAAACACTGGCAGGAGTTTGGGGTGGGCTTCGAGCGCTACCTGACCGACGCCCCCATCAGGCTCGGCGCCAGGAACCCCGGGTGGTCACGTGTGACGCTCGGGGTGGCCACGGAAGTCGAGCGGCACTGCGGCGCGGTTCCCCTGCTTGCCCTGCAAACGCTCGGGTTGATGGAGCCGCCCACCCTGACACCGCAACTCCACAGGGACATCGGGCGGGCGTCCCGCACCCTCCTGGACTGGGCCAGCCGGACGCCAGGCTCGGCCCTGCACCAGTGGGCCACCCTGGTCGGCTGGCAGCCCTGCGACGACCTGCCTGAATTTCTCAGCCGTACACAACAGGCGTGGTTGCCTTTTTTCGTGACGCCCGTCCGGACGAACGTGAAAGTGGGGGAGACACTGAAATTTGTTGAGGTGTTCGCGGAGCTGATTCAAGCCTATCCGGAGAAACAGACCAAGCATTTGACCTGGGCGCGCACGCGCTCACAGGCTAGAAAAGCAGTGCAGGCCCTTCTCTCCCCCCTCCCACCGCCACCCACCCACGTCACTGCCTTCTCTGGGAGATAA
- a CDS encoding AHH domain-containing protein: protein MRRKLGKFRININDVDNGVLLPANVKAVTYTPSLPGTVTSGIHTARYYHALHARLEPLTSGRAVRAELRKIAAELLTGTFPY from the coding sequence ATGCGAAGGAAACTGGGGAAATTCCGCATCAATATCAATGATGTGGACAACGGTGTCCTGCTGCCCGCCAACGTCAAGGCCGTTACCTACACCCCCTCACTTCCTGGTACCGTGACCAGTGGCATTCACACCGCCCGCTACTACCATGCGCTTCACGCCCGGCTTGAGCCGCTGACGTCTGGCCGCGCTGTCCGGGCTGAACTGCGTAAGATCGCCGCCGAACTCCTCACCGGCACATTCCCCTACTGA
- a CDS encoding NAD-dependent epimerase/dehydratase family protein: MMRVFVTGATGFIGRRVVHQLLQRHHHVTALVRHPAAATNLRALGVHLVPGDVTRPGGLADTMRGSDWLLHLANRYSLYEPDEQVYQTVNVQGNRNVMTAALEAGVRKVVHVSSIVAFGASPDQPLREDSRVGQHATAYARTKHAGDEVVWEHARQGLKVVMVYPGAVLGPGDPKDTGIWIRQLVRGQQPARVFEAGGFTFVHVDDVAQAIVRAAEREGNAGERYLIGREYLTNGEFVSLVSELSGVPRPKLAFPDWLAHAGAAVCGTVARMTRTPPVLGLSRETALHLAQGFRFGSEKAERELGLTYTPVREALRADIATFHVTREG; this comes from the coding sequence ATGATGCGCGTCTTTGTCACAGGAGCCACAGGGTTCATTGGCCGGCGTGTGGTTCACCAGCTTCTTCAGCGTCACCATCACGTCACCGCCCTGGTCCGTCACCCGGCTGCCGCCACGAACCTGCGGGCGCTGGGCGTGCACCTCGTGCCCGGGGACGTCACGCGGCCCGGCGGGCTGGCGGACACCATGCGGGGAAGTGACTGGCTGCTGCACCTGGCCAACCGTTACAGCCTGTACGAACCGGATGAACAGGTGTACCAGACGGTGAATGTGCAGGGAAACCGGAACGTCATGACTGCGGCCCTGGAGGCCGGCGTGCGCAAGGTGGTGCATGTCAGCAGCATCGTGGCGTTTGGCGCGTCACCGGATCAGCCGCTGCGCGAGGACAGCCGCGTGGGACAGCACGCGACCGCGTACGCACGAACCAAGCACGCCGGGGATGAGGTCGTCTGGGAACACGCGCGCCAGGGCCTCAAGGTCGTGATGGTCTACCCGGGCGCGGTGCTGGGACCGGGCGATCCGAAAGACACGGGCATCTGGATCAGGCAACTGGTGCGTGGTCAGCAACCGGCGCGGGTGTTCGAGGCGGGCGGGTTCACCTTCGTGCATGTCGATGACGTGGCGCAAGCGATTGTGCGGGCGGCGGAGCGGGAGGGCAACGCGGGGGAGCGGTACCTGATCGGCCGGGAGTACCTGACGAACGGGGAATTCGTGTCGCTGGTGAGCGAGCTGTCGGGCGTGCCGCGACCAAAGCTGGCCTTTCCGGACTGGCTGGCACACGCGGGTGCGGCTGTATGCGGGACCGTGGCACGGATGACGCGCACACCACCAGTACTGGGCCTGTCGAGGGAGACCGCGCTCCACCTCGCCCAGGGGTTCCGGTTCGGGAGCGAGAAGGCCGAGCGGGAACTGGGCTTAACGTACACGCCAGTGCGCGAGGCTCTGCGGGCAGACATCGCGACTTTCCATGTGACCCGCGAGGGGTAA
- a CDS encoding SDR family oxidoreductase codes for MRILVVGASSRLGRAVIPHLLARGWEVRAMTRHPSGLGDLAAQGAQVVQGDLRDRRSIERAVQGCTHVLSAAHALSGTGHNSSEAVDLRGISTLIDAAAHAQVEHFVFTSAWGSSSESPVDFMRYKAAGERYLRGSGLSWTILRPAAFMEFWATLMWEPVVRGRPVMLFGRGQNPINYVAVQDVAFFVVAALEDPAARGRVIDVGGPENISLREVVRVFERASGKSARVKVVPLWVLHAVAVLMRPFHRPLARLAALAVWQDTADMRLAPARTLAQDPVRLTSLREIAEWTSAQGTLQVDPARA; via the coding sequence ATGAGGATTCTGGTGGTTGGAGCAAGCAGCCGCCTGGGCCGGGCCGTGATTCCACACCTGCTCGCACGGGGCTGGGAGGTACGGGCCATGACGCGTCATCCTTCCGGTCTGGGAGACCTGGCAGCACAAGGGGCACAAGTCGTTCAGGGTGATCTGCGCGACAGACGGTCGATTGAGCGCGCGGTGCAAGGCTGCACCCACGTGTTGTCTGCCGCCCACGCCCTGAGCGGAACGGGCCACAACTCGTCGGAAGCGGTGGACCTGCGTGGCATCTCCACCCTGATCGACGCAGCCGCCCATGCACAGGTAGAACATTTCGTGTTCACGTCCGCCTGGGGCAGCAGCTCAGAGAGCCCGGTGGACTTTATGCGCTACAAAGCTGCCGGAGAGAGGTACCTGCGGGGCAGTGGCCTGTCATGGACCATCCTGCGTCCGGCAGCCTTCATGGAATTCTGGGCGACGTTGATGTGGGAACCGGTCGTGCGCGGACGGCCCGTAATGCTGTTCGGGCGTGGCCAGAATCCCATAAACTACGTGGCCGTGCAGGACGTGGCGTTTTTTGTCGTGGCTGCCCTGGAGGACCCGGCCGCTCGTGGACGCGTCATCGACGTGGGAGGTCCCGAGAATATTTCACTTCGGGAAGTCGTGCGGGTGTTCGAGCGGGCATCAGGAAAATCGGCGCGCGTGAAAGTTGTCCCGCTCTGGGTCCTGCATGCGGTCGCCGTGCTGATGCGCCCGTTTCATCGGCCGCTGGCCCGCCTGGCTGCCCTGGCGGTCTGGCAGGACACGGCTGACATGCGGCTTGCCCCGGCACGCACCCTCGCGCAGGACCCGGTGCGTTTGACTTCTTTGCGTGAGATTGCAGAGTGGACTTCCGCCCAGGGCACGCTCCAGGTTGACCCGGCGCGTGCGTGA